One stretch of Solenopsis invicta isolate M01_SB chromosome 16, UNIL_Sinv_3.0, whole genome shotgun sequence DNA includes these proteins:
- the LOC105197087 gene encoding mitochondrial intermembrane space import and assembly protein 40, with amino-acid sequence MPLIRKEGKDTIIFASKEDHAVPSKISLPEPEPSPGLLLPNGEINWNCPCLGGMATGPCGLEFREAFSCFHYSTADPKGSDCRTAFETMQSCMSQYPALYESKGMSTDDLEDDEELGEVEEEKKQPSTGSEDKRKAMVASQGTADLR; translated from the coding sequence ATGCCTCTGATACGTAAAGAGGGCAAGGACACCATTATCTTCGCCTCTAAGGAGGATCACGCGGTACCCAGCAAGATCAGTCTGCCCGAGCCAGAACCGAGTCCCGGTTTGTTGTTGCCCAACGGTGAGATCAATTGGAACTGCCCGTGTCTGGGTGGCATGGCAACCGGGCCATGTGGCTTGGAATTCCGCGAGGCCTTCTCCTGCTTCCACTACTCGACCGCAGATCCGAAAGGCTCGGACTGTCGCACGGCGTTCGAGACGATGCAGAGCTGCATGTCGCAATACCCGGCGCTGTACGAGAGCAAGGGCATGTCAACGGACGACCTGGAGGACGACGAGGAGCTCGGAGAGGTGGAGGAAGAGAAGAAGCAGCCGTCGACGGGCAGCGAGGACAAGAGAAAGGCGATGGTCGCTAGTCAAGGCACAGCGGATTTGCGATAG
- the LOC105203960 gene encoding G-box-binding factor: protein MAAACYEKEVVVGAAIHHGHGHHHHHHHHHHHHHHHHANGVVASSVGGVTGGQTVLPATSTGLDDAAVVAAAAAAAAAAASASNNPSASSTSVNAAANVVHPANSAVTTSTAATAAAAAAAAAAAATATAAAAAVAINGYKVQEYKDYSQPLHVDCSVEYELPSQAKPPPGGGEPLLMIHPCYYRRAERERRSPFVNNLPPPAAPTTTPLSASRRNGRRSAAATASASTAGVVVAVTAATTSSSTTTTVVPPSSNIVVSSNVVSASVVSPTTSSITSSSVAAAVVAAADSGSGLISTSGQMSAVTMAASYRAALNVAATLSQQQPQRRHHPQQQQQQQPQPPTHHHPHHHHHRNHTHAHHQQQQQQQQQHHTQQQPQQRPVTPTATGTADLISADEKAVISGIYQHYFRAMRAHNHQHRQQQQQQQQQHRTTTTHQLHHQPHQSDRSSSSSSSVTSPTSASISGILRQTYQQAYNNIAATSSSSGSHHRAGTSISAVTHHPYRRPSVTLLSRTTSHIGQQASSSLSSSSSSSSSIFGASNGVSAAAGVSSVYASTIHRHHATSLHALQAAAGFYETPSYHALLPQS from the coding sequence ATGGCCGCCGCCTGCTACGAGAAGGAAGTGGTGGTAGGTGCCGCCATTCACCACGGACATGGacatcaccatcaccaccatcaccatcatcatcatcatcaccatcatcatgcTAACGGAGTCGTCGCGTCGTCCGTCGGCGGTGTGACCGGCGGGCAGACAGTACTACCGGCGACGTCTACCGGCCTCGACGACGCCGCTGTCGTCGCCGCCGCggccgccgccgcagccgccgccgctTCCGCTTCCAACAACCCGTCGGCATCGTCGACATCGGTGAACGCCGCTGCCAACGTCGTACACCCCGCCAACTCAGCGGTAACGACGAGTACCGCGGCTACCGCGGCAGCggccgcagccgccgccgccgcagcggCCACTGCTACCGCTGCGGCTGCCGCCGTGGCGATCAACGGCTACAAGGTGCAAGAGTACAAGGATTACTCGCAACCGCTCCACGTGGACTGCAGTGTCGAGTACGAGCTGCCGAGCCAGGCGAAACCGCCGCCCGGTGGCGGCGAACCCCTCCTAATGATCCATCCGTGCTACTATCGACGCGCCGAGCGCGAGAGGAGAAGCCCCTTCGTCAATAATTTGCCGCCCCCGGCGGCGCCGACGACGACGCCTTTGTCCGCGTCCCGCAGGAACGGTCGCAGGAGCGCCGCGGCGACGGCATCCGCCTCAACCGccggcgtcgtcgtcgccgtgaCAGCCGCGACGACCTCCTCCTCGACGACAACGACGGTCGTGCCGCCGTCGAGTAACATCGTCGTATCCTCCAACGTCGTGTCTGCCTCCGTCGTGTCGCCGACGACGTCGTCCATCACCTCGTCCTCGGTCGCCGCGGCGGTGGTAGCTGCTGCGGATTCCGGAAGCGGTCTCATATCCACGAGCGGTCAGATGTCCGCCGTCACCATGGCTGCCTCGTATCGCGCCGCACTCAATGTTGCGGCCACGTTGTCTCAGCAGCAACCTCAGCGACGGCATCATcctcagcagcagcagcagcagcaaccgcAACCACCGACCCATCATCATCCTCATCACCACCATCATAGGAATCACACTCATGCTCAtcatcagcagcagcagcagcagcagcagcagcatcacACCCAGCAGCAACCTCAACAACGACCTGTGACACCAACGGCTACCGGTACCGCCGACCTTATCTCCGCCGATGAGAAGGCAGTCATATCAGGTATTTATCAACATTACTTCCGCGCCATGCGCGCCCACAATCATCAACACCgccagcaacagcagcagcagcagcagcaacatcGTACCACCACTACTCATCAACTTCATCATCAACCTCACCAAAGCGACCGAAGTTCCTCCTCTTCGTCGTCGGTTACGTCTCCGACGTCCGCGTCGATCTCCGGTATTCTACGGCAGACTTATCAGCAGGCGTACAACAATATCGCGGCCACGAGCTCGAGCTCGGGTAGCCATCATCGTGCCGGCACGTCCATCTCGGCGGTCACCCATCATCCCTATAGGCGACCGTCGGTGACGTTGCTGTCGCGAACGACCTCGCATATCGGTCAGCAGGCTTCCTCTTCCttatcctcctcctcctcctcgtcctcaTCCATCTTCGGTGCTTCCAACGGCGTTTCTGCCGCGGCCGGCGTCTCCAGCGTATACGCGAGCACGATACACAGGCATCACGCGACCTCCCTGCACGCTCTTCAGGCCGCCGCCGGCTTCTACGAGACGCCGAGTTATCACGCCCTCCTGCCCCAAAGTTAG